A section of the Tumebacillus amylolyticus genome encodes:
- a CDS encoding DUF4097 family beta strand repeat-containing protein — MLKALLGLTLTKDETKTVELTPVAGTTRLNVHIHNGEIAVRTWDQPHVQAEIRVRIRGDEKAPMENFWKLRQFGSEVKFEQEHTHSWFLGPHVRIDVTLNVPAALTSAYLKTHNGFIEVEMFNGDVDAHTSNGALRIVDVEGKVEAHTHNGHVEILRIDGPVDVTSHNGMLDLDKVTEKINAHTHNGQVLLRDCGQSVTVSTHNGQIKVNQQVQLQGTWSLNTSNGSVEMRVPTNTDAMYKLHTSAGRITGNALPVQTSGFSQKLTVTTGQGTNLIDIHTSAGGIEVNHS; from the coding sequence ATGTTGAAAGCACTGCTCGGACTCACGTTGACCAAAGACGAAACCAAAACGGTGGAGCTGACCCCGGTCGCCGGCACGACCCGCTTGAACGTTCATATCCACAACGGCGAAATCGCCGTGCGTACCTGGGATCAACCGCATGTCCAAGCGGAGATTCGCGTGCGCATTCGCGGCGACGAAAAAGCTCCGATGGAGAACTTCTGGAAGCTGCGTCAATTCGGTTCCGAAGTGAAGTTCGAGCAGGAGCACACACACAGTTGGTTCCTCGGCCCGCATGTACGAATCGATGTCACGCTGAACGTCCCGGCCGCTCTCACGTCCGCCTACTTGAAAACGCACAACGGCTTCATTGAAGTCGAGATGTTCAACGGCGACGTCGATGCCCACACGTCGAACGGTGCGCTGCGCATCGTCGATGTCGAAGGAAAAGTCGAAGCGCACACCCACAACGGCCACGTCGAGATCTTGCGCATCGACGGCCCGGTGGACGTCACCTCGCACAACGGCATGCTCGATCTCGACAAAGTCACGGAGAAAATCAACGCCCATACGCACAACGGCCAAGTTCTCCTGCGCGACTGCGGGCAAAGCGTGACGGTCAGCACGCACAACGGCCAGATCAAAGTCAACCAGCAGGTACAACTCCAAGGCACATGGTCGCTCAATACGAGCAACGGAAGCGTCGAGATGCGCGTTCCGACAAACACCGATGCGATGTACAAACTGCATACCAGCGCCGGCCGCATCACCGGCAACGCCCTGCCGGTGCAAACGTCCGGCTTCTCGCAAAAACTCACCGTCACCACAGGTCAAGGCACGAATCTGATCGACATCCATACCTCGGCGGGCGGGATTGAAGTCAACCATTCCTAA
- a CDS encoding MetQ/NlpA family ABC transporter substrate-binding protein, producing the protein MKKLILGAVSLLLSASLVGCGTSAKNDTAGSTTDGGNKVVTLKVGASPVPHEEILKAIAPQLEKEGVKLDIVTFNDYVQPNLKLADGTLDANFFQHVPYQDSFAKEHKLDLTALTPVHVEPIGGYSKKYKNVNDLPDGASIALPNDVTNEGRVLALLDKKGLIKLKDGVGISGTLKDITENKKNFKFKELEAAMLPRVLPEVDLAMINTNYALEAKLVPTKDALIIEDKDSPYANVLTVNTKDKDNEALKKLAKALNSPEAKKFIEDKYQGSIIPAF; encoded by the coding sequence ATGAAAAAATTGATCCTCGGCGCTGTCTCTCTGTTGCTCTCCGCTTCCCTCGTCGGCTGCGGCACTTCTGCGAAAAACGATACGGCAGGCTCCACCACCGACGGCGGCAACAAAGTCGTCACCCTGAAAGTCGGCGCTTCTCCGGTTCCGCACGAAGAAATCCTCAAAGCGATCGCACCGCAACTGGAGAAGGAAGGCGTGAAGCTCGACATCGTCACCTTCAACGACTACGTGCAACCGAACTTGAAATTGGCAGACGGGACGCTCGATGCGAACTTCTTCCAACACGTTCCGTACCAAGATTCCTTCGCGAAGGAACACAAACTTGACCTCACCGCGCTGACCCCGGTTCACGTTGAACCGATCGGCGGCTACTCCAAGAAGTACAAAAACGTAAACGATCTGCCGGACGGCGCAAGCATCGCGCTCCCGAACGACGTCACCAACGAAGGCCGCGTCCTCGCCCTGCTCGATAAAAAAGGCTTGATCAAGCTCAAAGACGGCGTCGGCATCTCCGGCACCCTCAAAGACATCACCGAAAACAAGAAAAACTTCAAGTTCAAAGAACTCGAAGCTGCCATGCTCCCGCGTGTTCTGCCGGAAGTGGACCTCGCGATGATCAACACCAACTACGCGCTGGAAGCGAAACTCGTCCCGACCAAAGACGCCCTTATCATTGAAGACAAAGATTCCCCGTACGCAAACGTTCTGACCGTCAACACCAAGGACAAGGACAACGAAGCGCTGAAAAAACTCGCCAAAGCTCTGAACTCTCCGGAAGCGAAGAAGTTCATCGAAGACAAATACCAAGGCTCGATCATCCCGGCGTTCTAA
- a CDS encoding DUF4855 domain-containing protein codes for MNVKIKALLPLFLSTALLGPTLMASASGAFTITGLDIVTTQGNGFYHPQQVALERSLAPGEKRAEWIRYTDLSAKNVFGMAPVTGTHRVYVTAREDGSIWEVDPDSGREVRHFSPSTKPSNNIQGIATGKGDDLFVYYNGDGKIQRLHKDGTVVDAWDAPTPYGHNMTYVDGYLYLLTDRGDIYVINAATHGIARKIALQKPDGSAFGVNDTFGIMFDGTYWNIVAPNDNSQIYRYDGDWKFHDKVNLKMWSMTGLVWNGREYYALNFDKRAIFTIRVQDDDISSVDQEVTDHYQYIGNVMTTKRATDAYPQYDERNVLLVYNDPTKITHDLLKPYASYLDKSGKRVGNMFDTFLFLPSAPRAEELTTKTEQWSDYLSRSVTDMKALDTEWGTHNTDLKQTGTAKVWLSVPYPSDKLDLATREKTVHTYMDQAYQKIHDAGFKNIEFRGFYWHNEAAGHGDELVLDFNQYAHAKGLLTMWIPYQSAVEANNYMQFGFDEVFHQPNYYPFKGNNLAANLNRFYNLAWTGARYGLGVELELDPDILGSDSSYRDRFKDYLHYGLEQGWLNASKAFYENGAIKSLYDRHDPLYDTISQALNGKYTDSTLNILTPTSGILSSGKTLNVPGTAKLRLDVLSDQPTFIQKVLVHTDDSESAPMTFVGTLRADEELAVHDGHLVKQDLGGDSESLQLGFNIPLNQQVQVSVVPNGKTPFADVAQDNSALKPILDLSNRGILNGMLEDGQLKFVPDGPITRAQFAVMLTNAYGLKANDPVAFGDSTDSWFSPYVAAVAESGFMQGYDGNTFGPEDPITQEQVAAILVRVLHQQNQSGSTDGVTIVNQDSISDWALQGVLEGKQLGLYTDSFGYTGFQPQTPAKRADVADVLYRALGGK; via the coding sequence ATGAACGTGAAAATCAAAGCATTATTGCCGCTCTTCTTATCCACCGCTCTCCTCGGGCCGACGTTAATGGCGTCGGCCTCTGGTGCGTTTACCATCACGGGACTCGACATCGTCACAACCCAGGGGAACGGTTTCTACCATCCGCAGCAAGTGGCTCTCGAACGCTCGTTAGCTCCGGGGGAGAAGCGAGCGGAATGGATTCGCTATACAGATTTGTCGGCGAAAAACGTATTCGGCATGGCTCCCGTCACGGGCACCCATCGCGTGTACGTCACCGCCCGCGAGGACGGCTCGATCTGGGAGGTCGACCCGGATTCCGGACGTGAAGTTCGTCATTTCTCCCCGTCAACGAAGCCGTCGAACAACATCCAAGGCATCGCCACCGGCAAGGGCGACGATTTGTTTGTCTACTACAACGGAGACGGCAAGATTCAGCGTTTGCACAAGGACGGAACGGTCGTGGATGCCTGGGACGCCCCGACTCCTTACGGGCACAACATGACGTATGTGGACGGCTACCTCTATCTCTTGACTGACCGTGGCGACATCTACGTGATCAACGCCGCCACACACGGAATTGCCCGCAAAATTGCGTTGCAAAAACCGGACGGCAGCGCATTCGGCGTGAACGATACGTTCGGAATCATGTTCGACGGCACGTATTGGAACATCGTCGCCCCCAACGACAACTCGCAAATCTACCGCTATGACGGTGACTGGAAGTTCCACGACAAAGTCAACCTCAAGATGTGGTCGATGACCGGGCTCGTCTGGAACGGTCGCGAATACTACGCCTTGAACTTTGACAAGCGCGCCATCTTCACGATTCGCGTGCAGGACGACGACATCTCGTCGGTGGACCAAGAAGTGACAGATCATTACCAATATATCGGCAACGTCATGACGACCAAGCGCGCAACTGATGCGTACCCGCAGTATGACGAACGCAACGTCTTGCTCGTCTACAACGACCCGACGAAGATCACGCACGACTTATTAAAACCGTACGCGTCCTACCTCGACAAATCGGGCAAACGAGTCGGCAACATGTTTGACACGTTCTTGTTCTTGCCGAGCGCTCCCCGTGCAGAGGAACTGACCACGAAGACCGAACAGTGGAGCGACTACCTCAGCCGATCGGTGACAGATATGAAAGCACTCGACACCGAGTGGGGCACTCACAACACCGATTTGAAGCAGACGGGCACAGCCAAAGTCTGGTTGTCCGTCCCGTACCCGAGTGACAAACTCGATCTTGCAACCCGCGAGAAAACCGTTCACACCTACATGGACCAAGCCTACCAAAAAATTCATGACGCCGGGTTCAAAAACATCGAATTCCGCGGCTTCTACTGGCACAACGAAGCGGCAGGACACGGCGATGAACTCGTCCTCGACTTCAACCAATACGCACACGCCAAAGGGCTTTTGACGATGTGGATTCCGTACCAATCGGCAGTGGAAGCGAACAACTACATGCAGTTCGGCTTTGACGAAGTGTTCCATCAGCCGAACTACTACCCGTTCAAAGGGAACAACCTCGCCGCCAACCTCAACCGTTTTTACAACCTCGCATGGACGGGAGCACGCTACGGGTTAGGAGTTGAGCTCGAACTCGACCCGGACATCCTCGGGTCGGACTCGTCCTATCGGGATCGCTTCAAGGACTATCTGCACTACGGGTTGGAACAGGGCTGGCTGAACGCATCCAAGGCGTTTTACGAAAACGGCGCGATCAAGTCGCTCTACGACCGCCACGATCCGCTCTATGACACGATCTCGCAAGCGTTGAACGGCAAGTACACCGATTCGACGCTCAACATCTTGACCCCAACGTCCGGAATCTTGAGTTCCGGCAAGACCCTCAACGTGCCGGGAACGGCGAAACTCCGTCTCGACGTGCTCTCCGACCAACCGACTTTCATCCAAAAAGTCCTCGTCCACACCGACGACAGCGAGTCCGCACCGATGACGTTCGTGGGGACCCTGCGTGCGGACGAAGAGCTGGCGGTTCATGACGGTCATCTGGTCAAGCAAGACCTCGGCGGGGATTCCGAATCTCTGCAATTGGGCTTCAACATCCCGCTGAACCAGCAAGTGCAAGTCAGCGTCGTGCCGAATGGAAAAACGCCGTTCGCCGACGTCGCGCAGGACAACTCGGCTCTCAAGCCGATCCTCGACCTCTCGAACCGGGGCATCTTGAACGGAATGCTGGAGGACGGGCAACTCAAGTTCGTGCCGGACGGGCCGATTACCCGTGCGCAATTCGCCGTGATGCTGACCAACGCCTACGGGTTGAAAGCGAACGATCCGGTCGCGTTCGGCGACTCCACAGACTCTTGGTTCTCGCCGTATGTGGCGGCAGTGGCGGAGAGCGGATTCATGCAAGGCTATGACGGGAACACGTTCGGCCCGGAAGACCCGATTACCCAAGAGCAAGTCGCCGCGATCTTGGTTCGCGTCCTGCATCAGCAAAACCAATCGGGCAGCACCGACGGCGTCACCATCGTCAACCAAGACAGCATCTCCGACTGGGCTTTGCAAGGAGTTCTCGAAGGCAAGCAACTCGGCTTGTACACCGACTCCTTCGGCTACACCGGTTTCCAGCCGCAGACACCCGCGAAACGAGCAGACGTCGCCGACGTGCTCTACCGCGCCCTTGGCGGGAAGTAA
- a CDS encoding methionine ABC transporter permease has protein sequence MDFKELFVNVDWTDIWKALGETMYMVSLSTLFTALIGLPLGILVVLTSPGHLLQNRGVYAVLSFIINIFRSIPFIILMIMLIPFTQILVGTSIGVTAAIPPLVIGSAPFFARLVEVSLREVDKGVIEMSQSMGATTWQIIARVLLPEARSGIVAGITITLVALVGYTAMAGVIGGGGLGDLAIRYGYQRFQTDVMIVTTVIMIVLVQVFQSVGDKLVRRFNRK, from the coding sequence ATGGATTTCAAGGAACTGTTCGTCAACGTCGATTGGACGGATATCTGGAAAGCGCTCGGCGAGACGATGTACATGGTTTCGCTCTCGACGCTGTTCACCGCACTGATCGGTTTGCCGCTTGGCATCTTGGTTGTCTTGACCTCACCGGGTCACTTGTTGCAAAACCGCGGGGTCTACGCCGTCCTGAGTTTTATCATCAACATCTTCCGCTCCATTCCGTTCATCATCTTGATGATCATGCTGATTCCGTTCACGCAGATTCTCGTCGGGACCTCCATCGGGGTGACGGCGGCGATTCCACCGCTGGTGATCGGCAGCGCGCCGTTTTTCGCCCGCTTGGTGGAAGTTTCACTTCGGGAGGTTGACAAAGGCGTCATCGAAATGTCGCAATCGATGGGAGCCACGACTTGGCAGATCATCGCACGGGTCTTGCTTCCCGAAGCTCGCTCCGGCATCGTCGCCGGCATCACGATTACGCTCGTCGCACTCGTGGGCTACACCGCGATGGCGGGTGTCATCGGCGGCGGCGGTCTGGGCGACCTCGCGATTCGCTACGGGTACCAACGATTCCAAACGGACGTTATGATCGTCACCACCGTCATCATGATCGTTCTGGTCCAAGTGTTCCAAAGTGTCGGCGACAAACTCGTCCGTCGCTTCAACCGCAAATAA